Sequence from the bacterium genome:
TTTTGCAGTAATTGCATCCTTTGATTCAACTGCTCTTATTGCAATAATATCCCCATAGACCCTTTTCCCACTTATAATTCCTGTTGCTTTATCAGATAACAAAACAGGAAAAACCTGAAATATTTTTGAACTTGTAAGTGTTTTTTCAACTATTGAAGTCGCAATTCTTACTTTTCTAATTCTATCTGGTGTTACCTCTCCGATTACCCTTACTGAAAGACCAGGTCCTGGAAATGGTTGCCTATCATAAATTTTTTTAGGGAACTTTAATGCTTTTGCTAATTTTCTTACATCGGGCTTGTATAATTCTTTTAATGGCTCTATAATTTTCAGTCCAAAAGATAAAGGATTTATACCTACTTGCGAAAGAACATTATGTTGTGTCTTAATTCCCTTTTGTGTTTCAACAATATCTGCTGCAATAGTCCCCTGAATTAAAAAATCAACAGAATAACTCTTAACTGCCTGTCCAAGTGTTTTGTAAAAACACTCTCTAAAAGACATTCTTTTCTCTTCCGGGTCAATTTTCCCCTTCAATGCTTCAAAAAATTTCTCTTTTACATCCCAAATTTCAAGTGTTATACCTTCCTTTTCAAAAAAATTTTTTGTTTCTTCAATTTCTCCTTCTCTCATAAAACCAGTATCTAAAAGTAATACATAAAGATTATCACCAAGTGCTCTTTTTGCTATAATTGCTGCAACAACACTATCAACTCCCCCAGAAGTGGCAACAAGTGCTTTCTCATTTTTAACCACTTTTTTCTTTATTTCAGCAATCTTCTCTTTTAAAAATTTGTCTATATTCATTTGCCCTTTACCTCCTTTTATATTTTATTATATTCATCTCATTTTTTAATTGAATTTGTTTGAAAACACTTTTCTTATAAGGGCTTAAAACTATTAGAAACAGTTGTAATTAAACTTATATATATCTCCTCTTTATCAACTAGGAAATATTTACTCAACCCGGTCTTTCTGATAAAAATATTTATACACTTTTATACTATATTAAAAGCAGAGTTAAAGTTCAAATTTTTTTATCA
This genomic interval carries:
- a CDS encoding ATP-binding protein: MNIDKFLKEKIAEIKKKVVKNEKALVATSGGVDSVVAAIIAKRALGDNLYVLLLDTGFMREGEIEETKNFFEKEGITLEIWDVKEKFFEALKGKIDPEEKRMSFRECFYKTLGQAVKSYSVDFLIQGTIAADIVETQKGIKTQHNVLSQVGINPLSFGLKIIEPLKELYKPDVRKLAKALKFPKKIYDRQPFPGPGLSVRVIGEVTPDRIRKVRIATSIVEKTLTSSKIFQVFPVLLSDKATGIISGKRVYGDIIAIRAVESKDAITAKVPKIQLSKLEKVMKEIVEKVPDVVKVLYDITPKPPSTIEYI